The Gossypium hirsutum isolate 1008001.06 chromosome A13, Gossypium_hirsutum_v2.1, whole genome shotgun sequence nucleotide sequence atttaaaaaatttatatattattttgatttatttgatgtaGTTGATTTCGAAAGAACTTGGTGTATTTGTACGAGAACTTTTGTGTGTTTGCTGCAAGACCTTTCTACGTTTTACTTGTATTATTTTGTTCTCAGGTTGATCAATAGAAGTCCCCATTTTTCTTCCCTGTTTCATCTGGGTTATAATTGGTTGTAACTCTGTTTTCATGTTATCTTGTTTAGGTCAGAGCATTATGCGACAAGGCAAAGGAAATATTAATGGAAGAAAGCAATGTTCAGGTTTATTATTTTACTGTGTTTAGTCTCTAACATCAGGCTTCCATGATCAATATGTGTTTATTAGCCGATGTATGTTAGAGATGTTGAGATTCCTTATTCATGAACAAGAAAAGACattgatttgttttttattattatttttctctatCACAACCTGTAAAAGCCCCTGTTACAATTTGTGGTGATATTCATGGGCAGTTTCATGATC carries:
- the LOC107894494 gene encoding uncharacterized protein isoform X3, yielding MGASTDSALDLDEQISQLMQCKPLSKQQLISKELGVFVRELLCVCCKTFLRFTCIILFSGQSIMRQGKGNINGRKQCSGLDWFELSRSNG